The window AGCTACAGGAACTAGTAATAACACAACAGATTAAAGCCGCAGATTTAGAAACGAAACGTTTAATTATGGAAATAACAGCCAAAGATCAAGAAGACGCTCTTACACCTGAAGATATACTACAATTTCCCTGCAACGCTTTGAAAATTATCGATCAGATCTGGGTTAATAACACTCAAGAACTCTTTGGCTATAGTGTACAGTTGGATATATATCGCAGTGTAGGTGGTAGTGCGGATACTCTGCAAACTCAAGATATAGAAGTGTTTAAACTCTATGGCGATCGCGTGGGGTGGCGAGTTGACAATGAATGGCAAGGAGACAACTACGATCAATGGAATTTTACCCCAGAAGCTCCTAAGGGTTGTTTTCCTGCGGCTTCTTGGAATACAGCCTATGGCTTAAAGATGATAACTTATTTTTTTACACGTCTGCTCAACTGCAATATATAAGCAATGACAACACAGTTACTTAAGCGTAATCTCTGGTTGGCTGCGATTAAGCCACCGATGTACACCGTAGCAGTAATCCCTATTATTGTGGGGACTGCTGTGGCTTTTGCTCAGACACAACAATTCACAGGGCGGATTTTTTTCATTTTTTTAACCGCGGCGATCGCTATTATTGCTTGGCTAAATCTCAGCAACGATGTTTTTGACTCGGAAACGGGTATTGACCAAAATAAAGCCCACTCCGTAGTGAATTTAACGGGGAACAAAGTGTTAGTTTTTTGGTTAAGTAACGCTTTTTTGGCTTTGGGAATTTTGGGTATTATCTTAATTACCTGGTGGTTGAGAAATGGAACCGTACTCGCTTTAGTGTTACTGTCTTGCGCTTTGGGATACACTTATCAGGGACCACCCTTTCGTCTGGGTTATCAGGGGTTAGGGGAATTGATTTGTTTTATTTGTTTTGGTCCAATCGCGATCGCTGCGGTAGAGTATTCCCAGATTCAAAACTTTTCCCTTGCCGGTTTGGCTGCGTCTGTAATCATCGGACTTACCACCTCTGTTATTCTTTTTTGTTCCCATTTTCATCAAGTAGAAGACGATCAACGCGCTCTGAAGCGATCGCCTGTGGTGCGTCTGGGTACCGCAAAGAGTGCTCAAGTACTAACCTGGGCTGTAATTAGTATTTTCTTGCTTATTTTGCTGTTTATCGGCTTGGGAATCTTTCCTATTTGGACTTTAATCACTGTAGTTAGTTTTCCCTTAGCTTATCGTTTAGTAGCTCATGTCAAGCAATATCATGATCAACCCAAGTTAGTGAGCAATTCTAAATTTCTAGCGGTTAATTTTCATTTTGTCAGTGGGTTACTCTTAGCTTTGGGCTTCATTCTAGAAGTTTTTCTGTAGTAACTCATAGTTAATAGAGTGCTCATACTCCCCAGAATGGTTAGAGGTTCAGGAATCGCCGCGGCGATATTGGGACCAAAATTGCCCTGCTCAGACAAGCCAGCAATTGACCCAATGGGCGGGAATGACAACACCCTAGCCGAAATAAAGGTGCTATCTTGAGAATCAATATTAGGGTCAAAACTAGCGGTAGCATCACTTACCCACGAATCAACGCCTATGTACTCTCCACCGGGCATACAAAAATCAGAAGTACAATAGAAAGCGCCCAGATGATATGTTTCTCCAGGAGTGAGGGTAACCGGGGCGATTCTTTCCCAACGAAAAATGCCCTCAGGTTCAGTGGTAGGAAAAGCAGCTATACTATCTGTACCACTTGCGATGGTAGTAGTAGCTAAAAGATTCTCACTGCTATCCCATAGACCAATTTCATGAGGGATTTCTAAACCATCAGCAGTTTCATCCCAAATACCCAAATAATTATATGTCTGGGTCTCATTAACAGTAAAAGCCCAACCCAGAGTCGCCTCCGCCAAAGTCCCATATACTTGTCCTTCCACAAAATTGATCACTTGAGCTTGAACTTCACTTAAAGGACTTAGTATTAAATAACTAGCAAAAAACAGAACTTTTTGAACTTTCATAACAAAAAATCATCAGGTTGAATTAAAATTACCAAATATTATCATAAAAAAAGTCATCAATTAATAATAGTTTATTTAAGTAAAGTTTTGTTAATATACTTAAGATTTCTGCGCTATAATTCAATCTAGAGGTTTTATGGCTCTGGTAGTAAAGATTATGGCGTTTTGTCTCAATCCAGCTTGCATTAGTCCAGATAATCCAATAGATCATGAGCACTGTCAAGGTTGTGGTTCAGAATTAGTTAAAAGCAGTAGAAGTTATCAGTTTAAAGACTATCGCGTCACTAGTCTGTTAGTAAACAACAAGTTCGTCACGATTTATTTAGCAGAGAAGCAAGAGCATGATTTATGCGTAATCAAAAAGTTACCTGCGATCGCATCAGAAACAGATTTAGTCGCTATTAAAAAAAACTTTCTTCAGGAAGTACAGAAACTCTACACACTCAATCATCCACAAGTTCCCCAAATCTTTAGCTATTTTGAGCAAGACAATTGCTTTTACTTAGTAGAAAATCTTATCAAAGGTAACACTTTAAAAAAAGAGTTTAAACAACTAGGACGTTTTAACCAAGATAAAATCAAAGTTCTCTTAAAAAGTATATTGCCCATCCTCAAATATTTACAACAAAAAAATATCGTACATCAAAATATTCAACCAGAAAATATTATTCGTCGTGGTCACGATGACAGTCTTATCCTAGTTAATTTTGCCATAACTACAGTCAAAATGGTTAATCACTCTCAAATTATTATGCCTAGTTATGCTCCTGAATACGCAGCACCAGAGCAAATCAGAGGACGTCCTGTTGTGGCTAGCGATCTTTATAGTTTAGGAGTAACTTGCATAAGGCTTTTGACTGGGTGTTTAGATGCTGATTCTTTGAATTTGATTTACGACGACTATAATAACTGTTGGATTTGGCAAGAATATTTAAATAATAAACAGATTAAAATCAAATCAGAATTAGCCTGTATTTTAAATAAAATGCTCTCCCCAGCTTTGAACGAAAGATATCAATCAGCTCAAGAAGTTATTAACGATTTAACTCTGTCTTCTACTGCGACGACTGTGAACTTTGTTGCTATTAAAGAGAGATTAAACTTTCAACAATATTGGAAACATTTACTGTTAATTTTCTTAGTTACTGGTTACTTTGTTTTGAGTTGGCAGAATCTGGTTAGCGTTAAACTATCTCCTTTAGAAGCTATACTGGTAATTATAACTGGTTGCAGTTTATTTACAGCGATACAACTCGATAAAAAAACTCAAAGTAATCAAAGTAAACTCGAAAGACTCACTCAAGAGAATAAAAAACTTGTCAGTCAAAACTTAAGACTAAATTTCGATAACAGAATCTTGTCTCTGAAAATTAAAGACATTCAACCAGAAACAATTATTTTCCAAGACAACTTTATCGATCAAAGTCGAGGTTGGTCACTTGGTAAAAGTAAAGGAATTAAGAAATATATTGCTGATGGTAAATACTATTTTAAAATCAGAAAATATTATGATCACAATTATATGCACTTTTCTTGGATTGATTTACCTAAACTTCCTCCAGATTACAATATAGAGCTAAAAACTAGCTTTATTGAAGGAGAAAAAGAGGGTTGGTATGGTTTAATATTGGGAACAGATGATCAAAACTATTATTTATTTCGTCTCAGTCGCTATGGCTATGCTAGAGTCAGCTTATTCAAAGAAGGTAAATGGGAACCTGCACCTTGCGAAGCTTCTAAAGTTAATTGTCATGATCAAATGATGCTCGGTTTAACGGTTAGAGATAATCATAACTTTAATTATTACATCTCAGAAGTATCCTCTCATCATGAGGAGCATTGCGTTGGTTCGGGCTATTTACTACTCAACTGTTGTAAAATAGGATTCTTTGTCTCAATTAAACAAAAAGATAAGCTAATTGCCTTTGAAGGTCTAAAAATTACTAATCCTCTGATACAAGTGAGTTAAACTAAACCCATGCTAAGCGTACATCAATTTTTGAGTTCAGAAGCAAGTACATCCTACGCTGATGCTCAAGTAGTTATTTTACCGATTCCCTACGAAGCTACTACTACCTTTCGTAAAGGCTGCCAAAATGGTCCTGTGGCATTGTTAGATGCCTCCGATCAGCTAGAAGCTTATGATGAGGAGTTAGAGCAGGAAATTTGTCTAAAACACGGTATCTACACTTGTGAGCCGATCGCTGATACCCGTCAAAGCAAAGATTTAACCTCGGAACAAATGCTAGAGTTGACCACAGCTAGAGTATCAGAGTTAATTGCAGATGGGAAATTTGTCATCGCTATTGGTGGAGAACATAGTATTACTAGCGGCGTGGTAAAAGCTTACAGAAAAAAGCTCAGTGAACCCTTTACTGTAGTGCAAATAGATGCCCACGGCGATCTGCGTCACAGTTACGAAGGCTCAATCTATAACCACGCTTGTGTGATGCGTCGCATTGTAGATATGGGTTTACCCACGTTACCCGTAGGTATTAGAAGTATCTGTAGAGAAGAAGCAGAACTAATTAAAAATACAAATATACCGGTAATTTGGGCTAGAGACATAGCCACCGATGCAGATTGGATAGAAAGAGCGATCGCATCTATTAACACCCCTAAGGTATTTATTACTATCGACGTGGATGGAATCGATCCCAGTCTAATGCCCGGTGTTGGTACACCAGAACCAGGGGGATTGAGTTGGTATGGAATGATACACTTTTTGCGCAGAGTCTTCGAAACCCACGAGGTAATCGGCTGTGATGTGATGGAATTAGCCCCAGTGGTTGATGCGGTTGTCTCAGAATTTACCACAGCTAAGTTAGTTTATAAGCTGATTGGTTATCATTGGCTGACGCAGAGAGTAAAATAGAATGAATGAGTTTTTGAGATATTACCATGGTAAGTTTAAAAGCGAAAACTGTTCTCAATCAAAAAGGCGAGGAAGCTTTTATTGCCCTTAAAGAATTAACAGTAACACTAAAGTGGAGTGCTAGTGTAGACTTAGATTTGATGGCTTTTTACAAAGCTAAAGACGGACGCACCGGAGCGGTAGTTTCTGATAATTATCCAGGGGGTAATTTAGGTAATCTCAACGAATTTCCCTACATTCAACTCAGTGGCGATGAAGGGGTAGGCGCTACGGGAGGAGATAAT is drawn from Gloeocapsa sp. PCC 73106 and contains these coding sequences:
- a CDS encoding GUN4 domain-containing protein; the protein is MSEQDYSERISQLEQRITSLEQKLTLVADVERYQKLQELVITQQIKAADLETKRLIMEITAKDQEDALTPEDILQFPCNALKIIDQIWVNNTQELFGYSVQLDIYRSVGGSADTLQTQDIEVFKLYGDRVGWRVDNEWQGDNYDQWNFTPEAPKGCFPAASWNTAYGLKMITYFFTRLLNCNI
- the menA gene encoding 2-carboxy-1,4-naphthoquinone phytyltransferase, which encodes MTTQLLKRNLWLAAIKPPMYTVAVIPIIVGTAVAFAQTQQFTGRIFFIFLTAAIAIIAWLNLSNDVFDSETGIDQNKAHSVVNLTGNKVLVFWLSNAFLALGILGIILITWWLRNGTVLALVLLSCALGYTYQGPPFRLGYQGLGELICFICFGPIAIAAVEYSQIQNFSLAGLAASVIIGLTTSVILFCSHFHQVEDDQRALKRSPVVRLGTAKSAQVLTWAVISIFLLILLFIGLGIFPIWTLITVVSFPLAYRLVAHVKQYHDQPKLVSNSKFLAVNFHFVSGLLLALGFILEVFL
- a CDS encoding serine/threonine-protein kinase; its protein translation is MALVVKIMAFCLNPACISPDNPIDHEHCQGCGSELVKSSRSYQFKDYRVTSLLVNNKFVTIYLAEKQEHDLCVIKKLPAIASETDLVAIKKNFLQEVQKLYTLNHPQVPQIFSYFEQDNCFYLVENLIKGNTLKKEFKQLGRFNQDKIKVLLKSILPILKYLQQKNIVHQNIQPENIIRRGHDDSLILVNFAITTVKMVNHSQIIMPSYAPEYAAPEQIRGRPVVASDLYSLGVTCIRLLTGCLDADSLNLIYDDYNNCWIWQEYLNNKQIKIKSELACILNKMLSPALNERYQSAQEVINDLTLSSTATTVNFVAIKERLNFQQYWKHLLLIFLVTGYFVLSWQNLVSVKLSPLEAILVIITGCSLFTAIQLDKKTQSNQSKLERLTQENKKLVSQNLRLNFDNRILSLKIKDIQPETIIFQDNFIDQSRGWSLGKSKGIKKYIADGKYYFKIRKYYDHNYMHFSWIDLPKLPPDYNIELKTSFIEGEKEGWYGLILGTDDQNYYLFRLSRYGYARVSLFKEGKWEPAPCEASKVNCHDQMMLGLTVRDNHNFNYYISEVSSHHEEHCVGSGYLLLNCCKIGFFVSIKQKDKLIAFEGLKITNPLIQVS
- the speB gene encoding agmatinase, which gives rise to MLSVHQFLSSEASTSYADAQVVILPIPYEATTTFRKGCQNGPVALLDASDQLEAYDEELEQEICLKHGIYTCEPIADTRQSKDLTSEQMLELTTARVSELIADGKFVIAIGGEHSITSGVVKAYRKKLSEPFTVVQIDAHGDLRHSYEGSIYNHACVMRRIVDMGLPTLPVGIRSICREEAELIKNTNIPVIWARDIATDADWIERAIASINTPKVFITIDVDGIDPSLMPGVGTPEPGGLSWYGMIHFLRRVFETHEVIGCDVMELAPVVDAVVSEFTTAKLVYKLIGYHWLTQRVK